In Granulicella tundricola MP5ACTX9, a single genomic region encodes these proteins:
- a CDS encoding tetratricopeptide repeat protein produces MTRPARILAAAAIIVAITIVCPILTTASSSLGWASSKARPSSSIAEQIKPLTVQASESLPPLTNPDLVCATCHQAIYARYEQTPMAQGSGPADTNLIPGAFRHTPSNIDYRIFLRDSTPYMSFSRDGNPPLSGERKLLYFIGSGRRGRTYLYRSDTQWFELPINSYTRRNTWDMAPAFDAVTSMPAVLPTDPNCLHCHATDVQPSLPTARNRFAAEPFRQGGIGCSACHGDPTAHLAQSGHGPILNPNKLSPAKRDSACIQCHLEGDAVVYKPGRSLAQFRPGEDLAATAVYFIRASHQAGAAPNQAGAAPNQSGAARATSQYEALLRSACKRATGDRLTCTTCHDPHSTPAPAERVQFFRARCLACHTSPKLAATHHPEQPDCALCHMPTRPTTDISHEQLTDHDIESRPTHLQTLAASSDLDKLVTVGGVPATEAEYGMAYAQLAAHGNAAYAREALRLLTHAASLQPDQAPLAPEAEVQLAYLRQRDGHPTQARANYINVLRQLPYEPTALANLGVLDASTSNLAESLRLLNRLIDADPSHTAAGLNLAFIDCSIGRKQDAQAILKRLADINPDDPQLRIFQTQGTYAGQHCALTIP; encoded by the coding sequence ATGACCCGCCCCGCCCGCATCCTCGCAGCCGCGGCAATCATCGTAGCAATCACGATTGTGTGCCCCATCCTCACGACGGCTTCATCGTCGTTAGGGTGGGCCTCGAGCAAAGCTCGACCGTCCTCCTCAATAGCCGAACAAATCAAACCCCTCACCGTCCAAGCCTCCGAATCCCTCCCACCATTAACCAACCCCGACCTGGTCTGCGCCACCTGCCACCAAGCCATCTACGCCCGATACGAACAAACCCCCATGGCCCAGGGCAGCGGTCCCGCCGACACCAACCTCATCCCCGGCGCCTTCCGCCACACCCCCTCCAACATCGACTACCGCATCTTCCTCCGCGACTCCACCCCCTACATGTCATTCTCCCGCGACGGAAACCCACCCCTCAGCGGCGAACGCAAACTCCTCTACTTCATAGGCTCCGGCCGCCGAGGCCGCACCTATCTCTACCGCTCCGACACCCAGTGGTTCGAGCTCCCCATCAACTCCTACACCCGCCGCAACACCTGGGACATGGCCCCCGCCTTCGACGCCGTAACCTCCATGCCCGCCGTCCTCCCCACCGACCCCAACTGCCTCCACTGCCACGCCACCGACGTCCAACCCTCCCTCCCAACCGCCCGCAACCGCTTCGCCGCCGAGCCCTTCCGCCAGGGCGGCATAGGCTGCAGCGCCTGCCACGGAGACCCCACAGCCCACCTCGCTCAGAGCGGGCACGGCCCCATCCTCAACCCCAACAAACTGTCGCCCGCCAAACGCGACAGCGCCTGCATCCAATGCCACCTGGAAGGCGACGCAGTAGTCTACAAACCCGGCCGCTCCCTCGCCCAGTTCCGCCCCGGTGAAGACCTCGCCGCCACCGCCGTCTACTTCATCCGCGCCAGCCACCAAGCTGGCGCAGCCCCAAACCAGGCCGGCGCAGCCCCAAACCAGTCCGGAGCCGCCCGAGCCACCAGCCAGTACGAAGCCCTCCTCCGCAGCGCCTGCAAGCGAGCCACCGGCGACCGCCTCACCTGCACCACCTGCCACGACCCCCACTCCACCCCCGCCCCCGCCGAGCGCGTCCAGTTCTTCCGCGCCAGATGTCTCGCCTGCCACACCAGCCCCAAACTCGCCGCCACCCATCACCCCGAGCAGCCTGACTGCGCCCTCTGCCACATGCCCACCCGCCCCACCACCGACATCTCCCACGAGCAGCTCACAGACCACGACATCGAGTCCCGCCCCACCCACCTCCAAACCCTCGCAGCCTCCAGCGACCTGGACAAGCTAGTCACCGTAGGAGGAGTCCCCGCAACCGAAGCCGAGTACGGCATGGCCTACGCCCAACTCGCCGCCCACGGCAACGCCGCCTACGCCCGCGAAGCGCTGCGCCTCCTCACCCACGCGGCAAGCCTTCAGCCAGACCAGGCCCCCTTAGCCCCTGAAGCCGAAGTCCAGCTAGCCTATCTCCGCCAGCGCGACGGCCACCCCACCCAGGCCCGCGCCAACTACATCAACGTCCTCCGCCAGCTTCCCTACGAGCCCACCGCCCTCGCCAACCTCGGCGTCCTCGACGCCTCCACCAGCAACCTCGCCGAGTCCCTCCGCCTCCTCAACCGCCTCATCGACGCCGACCCCAGCCATACGGCCGCCGGCCTCAACCTCGCCTTCATCGATTGCTCCATAGGCCGCAAGCAGGATGCCCAGGCCATCCTCAAGCGCCTCGCAGACATCAACCCGGATGACCCCCAGCTCCGCATCTTCCAGACCCAGGGCACCTACGCCGGCCAGCATTGCGCCCTCACAATCCCCTAG
- a CDS encoding sensor histidine kinase — translation MRQSLYAKIFLWFCATVVVTLIVTLASAAFLGAQPFGRRWMAMTQDLYAHTAVDFYLTSGDVGLQHYLDTLAHSSTIQGQLLDEAGHDVLGRTPSPEAANVLAQSNRTGQSAVRLGRVWSAASPVSGSGRHFTFVMVVHPERNPFDGTFARSMLPRIALGFLLVALCCLLLARHITRPILVLERAASDLAAGSLTVRALPQIAGRQDELARMASAFDHMAERIQTLIQTQQEMLGHISHELRSPLTRIGVSLELLRRGENESFDQMQLDLDRLNQMIGEILELTRMDLQQGVRIASEPVDLRAMLQAIAKDAAFEARERNQRIDCTIDTPCIVMGDQPLLRSCCENIVRNALLYTPPGTAIGIALRCLSNQAEISIEDEGDGVPPEALSHLFEMFYRVGILSHRHPEGTGFGLAIAKRIVVMHHGTITAAHMQPHGLAIRITLPAVSSRTASSRTVLS, via the coding sequence GTGAGACAAAGCCTCTATGCCAAGATCTTCCTCTGGTTCTGTGCCACCGTCGTCGTGACCCTCATCGTCACCCTTGCCAGCGCAGCCTTCCTCGGAGCCCAGCCCTTCGGACGCCGCTGGATGGCCATGACCCAGGACCTCTACGCCCACACCGCCGTGGACTTCTACCTCACCAGCGGAGACGTCGGCCTCCAGCACTACCTCGACACCCTCGCCCATAGCTCCACCATCCAGGGCCAGTTGCTTGATGAAGCAGGCCACGACGTCCTCGGCCGCACCCCCTCACCGGAGGCCGCCAACGTCCTCGCTCAATCCAACCGCACCGGCCAGTCCGCCGTCCGTCTCGGTCGCGTCTGGAGCGCCGCCTCGCCTGTCTCGGGCTCCGGCCGCCACTTCACCTTCGTTATGGTCGTTCACCCGGAGCGCAACCCATTCGACGGCACCTTCGCCCGTTCCATGCTGCCTCGCATCGCCCTCGGCTTCCTGCTCGTAGCCCTCTGCTGCCTCCTGCTCGCAAGACACATCACCCGCCCCATCCTCGTTCTGGAGCGTGCCGCAAGCGACCTCGCGGCAGGATCGCTCACCGTTCGCGCCCTGCCTCAAATCGCAGGAAGACAAGACGAGTTGGCCCGCATGGCCAGTGCCTTTGACCACATGGCAGAACGCATCCAGACCCTCATCCAGACCCAGCAGGAGATGCTCGGCCACATCTCCCATGAGCTTCGTTCTCCCCTCACCCGCATCGGCGTCTCGCTGGAGCTCCTCCGCCGCGGAGAGAACGAGTCGTTCGACCAGATGCAGCTAGACCTCGACCGCCTCAACCAGATGATCGGTGAGATCCTCGAACTCACCCGCATGGACCTCCAGCAAGGGGTGCGCATCGCGTCGGAGCCAGTCGACCTCCGCGCCATGCTCCAGGCCATCGCAAAGGACGCCGCCTTTGAAGCCCGCGAGCGCAACCAGCGCATCGACTGCACCATCGACACCCCCTGCATCGTCATGGGCGACCAGCCGCTCCTCAGAAGCTGCTGCGAGAACATCGTCCGTAACGCCCTGCTCTACACGCCCCCCGGAACCGCCATCGGCATCGCCCTCAGATGCCTTTCAAACCAGGCCGAGATCTCCATCGAAGACGAAGGCGATGGAGTCCCACCCGAAGCTCTCTCGCATCTCTTTGAGATGTTTTACCGCGTCGGAATCCTATCGCACCGGCACCCGGAAGGCACCGGCTTCGGCCTGGCGATAGCCAAAAGAATCGTCGTCATGCACCACGGCACCATCACCGCCGCCCACATGCAGCCGCACGGCCTCGCCATCCGCATCACCTTGCCCGCTGTCTCGTCCCGAACTGCCTCGTCCCGAACCGTTTTGTCCTGA
- a CDS encoding DUF5995 family protein, translating into MQPSLLSLADQSLYNIVSTATPATIADVIATMQAIDALLPPEDGLKWFNRLYLMVTQQVDFNPPAGGWKNPRWLTQLDVVFAGLYFKAVADFLAGRPIPASWSAMFASRHTPGIDRIQFALAGMNAHINHDLALALIATDTALNVTPTLTSPEFTDYQAVNQLLNALMPATLTMLATDTLGVLAQDTGKVGRLLAFWDMCRARELAWLFADHLSSLAGPPRALALNAQDSMTGVLARAILAFS; encoded by the coding sequence ATGCAACCGTCCCTTCTGTCCCTGGCAGACCAGTCCCTCTACAACATCGTCAGCACCGCCACTCCAGCGACCATCGCCGACGTAATCGCAACCATGCAAGCCATCGACGCCCTCCTCCCACCAGAAGACGGCCTCAAGTGGTTCAACCGCCTCTACCTTATGGTCACCCAACAGGTGGACTTCAACCCTCCGGCTGGCGGATGGAAGAACCCAAGATGGCTCACGCAACTCGATGTCGTCTTCGCTGGCCTCTACTTCAAAGCCGTCGCCGACTTCCTCGCCGGACGCCCCATCCCCGCCTCGTGGAGCGCAATGTTTGCCTCCCGCCACACCCCCGGCATTGATCGCATCCAATTCGCCTTAGCGGGCATGAACGCCCACATCAACCACGATCTGGCCCTCGCCCTGATCGCAACCGACACCGCCCTGAACGTCACCCCCACCCTCACCAGCCCTGAGTTCACCGATTACCAGGCCGTCAACCAGCTCCTCAACGCCCTCATGCCGGCCACCCTCACCATGCTTGCCACTGACACCCTCGGCGTCCTAGCCCAGGACACCGGCAAAGTCGGCCGCCTACTCGCATTCTGGGACATGTGCCGCGCCCGCGAACTTGCCTGGCTCTTCGCCGACCACCTCTCGAGCCTGGCCGGCCCTCCTCGCGCCCTGGCCCTCAACGCTCAGGACTCCATGACTGGCGTCCTCGCCCGAGCCATCCTGGCCTTCTCATAA
- a CDS encoding Spy/CpxP family protein refolding chaperone, producing the protein MKNLRLTLITAASLAVLATSAFAFSQSESSRGSQPRMIRRVIARFESRLNITTAQREQVKAILKTEEPTILALAAQAKQEREAMTALPTYNEAQVREVAQQYAATNTNILVERTKVRLELRAVLTPQQLQQLEQFKSTFGAGSGDRVGDRLDMVLNQL; encoded by the coding sequence ATGAAGAACCTACGCCTCACCCTCATCACCGCAGCATCGTTAGCCGTCCTCGCCACCTCGGCCTTCGCCTTCTCCCAGTCCGAAAGCTCTCGCGGCTCACAACCCCGCATGATCCGCCGCGTCATCGCCCGTTTTGAATCCCGCCTGAACATCACCACCGCCCAGCGCGAGCAGGTCAAGGCCATCCTCAAAACGGAAGAGCCCACCATCCTCGCCCTCGCCGCCCAGGCCAAACAGGAGCGCGAAGCCATGACCGCACTCCCCACTTACAACGAGGCGCAGGTCCGCGAGGTCGCACAGCAATACGCAGCCACCAACACCAACATCCTCGTGGAGCGAACCAAGGTCCGTCTGGAGCTCCGCGCCGTCCTCACCCCCCAGCAACTCCAGCAGCTAGAGCAGTTCAAATCCACCTTCGGTGCCGGATCGGGGGACCGCGTCGGAGATCGTCTCGACATGGTCCTCAACCAGCTTTAG
- a CDS encoding response regulator — MTAAGGPDGSSACCRLERTTPISLTHVLMIDDDVALTDSLRRLLAMDGLRLDAVHRAEEGLTRALEGRHAIVILDIMLPDGDGRQILRRIRQASEVPVIMLTARGDDKDRIQGLEAGADDYLPKPFNPRELVARIRAVLKRGRPPAMPAAALTIDGLTLRTHTRKVTLNNETIDVTGAEFDILLLLVQSAGQIITREKLAQFALGRDLGAFDRSIDNHVSNLRKKLGPLPDDGERIRSVRGSGYLYAGELIVESA; from the coding sequence ATGACAGCAGCCGGCGGCCCAGACGGGTCGTCGGCCTGCTGCCGTTTAGAAAGGACTACGCCAATCTCCCTCACCCACGTACTCATGATCGACGACGACGTAGCCCTCACCGACAGCCTCCGCCGTCTGCTCGCCATGGACGGCCTTCGTCTCGACGCCGTCCACCGTGCAGAAGAAGGCCTTACCCGAGCCCTCGAAGGCCGTCACGCCATCGTCATCCTGGACATCATGCTCCCTGACGGCGATGGCCGTCAGATCCTCCGCCGCATCCGCCAGGCCTCAGAGGTCCCCGTCATCATGCTCACCGCCCGCGGTGATGACAAGGACCGCATCCAGGGCCTTGAAGCCGGCGCGGACGACTACCTCCCCAAACCCTTCAACCCCCGAGAGCTCGTCGCCCGCATCCGCGCCGTCCTCAAACGCGGCCGCCCTCCCGCCATGCCCGCCGCCGCCCTCACCATCGACGGCCTCACCCTTCGCACCCACACCCGCAAGGTCACGCTCAACAACGAAACCATCGACGTCACCGGCGCGGAGTTCGATATCCTCCTGCTCCTCGTCCAGTCCGCCGGCCAGATCATCACGCGCGAAAAGCTCGCCCAGTTCGCCCTGGGCCGGGACCTCGGAGCCTTTGACCGCAGCATCGACAACCACGTCAGCAATCTCCGCAAAAAGCTCGGCCCCTTGCCGGATGACGGCGAACGCATCCGCAGCGTGCGCGGCTCCGGTTACCTCTACGCCGGCGAGCTCATCGTGGAGTCCGCGTGA
- a CDS encoding tetratricopeptide repeat protein has protein sequence MAHSPNSGSAISRAACLMLTAIAVSQAQIKPKPADLAAASTAMQQGIAAANRNDLPAAAAAFVRATQLVPTLEPPQAALGSILLAQGDLPAAARTLARAHTLDPNDLATTLNLARTLTAQADYPTALPLFHQALTSPNPPALSPEESLAYATTLSATGNPTEAQSQLTQALTATPDSALLHDALGVLLVQSRHLPEAVPHFERATQLDPAYTQAQLHLGTTLLLLGQPDQAIPPLRKAATQAPTSFDAHLQLGRALSAARQDQPALTELHRAAELRTPATPPAAIYDLALALEASGDSASSLPLFAASAHALGSSEALINYALARVQTGDAIGALPLYAKAVTLGPDSATLREDYGVAYLQQSDLDHAITQFRAGLALDPQSPHLHYDLGLAFKLKDDLPASITELQLASTLDPTLPDPAYTLGVIYMQQGRYPDAIAQLRRATTLQPTNGDAWALLGGVLKDSDDTPAGAQQAIEALRHASALQPDQPSLHIQIAALLIRTNQPEQAAAERKTAAELSRAAVAQQRASFSLRSGRTLLAQGKLPEAIVQLNAAIAADPKAPEPHTLLAEALTRQGKPAEAAIERQRALTLKTP, from the coding sequence ATGGCACACTCTCCCAACTCCGGCTCCGCAATCAGCCGAGCCGCGTGCCTCATGCTCACCGCCATCGCAGTCTCGCAAGCCCAGATCAAGCCAAAGCCCGCAGATCTAGCCGCAGCCTCCACCGCCATGCAGCAGGGAATCGCCGCAGCCAACCGGAACGATCTCCCCGCCGCCGCCGCCGCCTTCGTCCGCGCCACCCAGTTAGTTCCAACCCTCGAGCCACCACAAGCCGCCCTAGGCTCCATCCTCCTCGCCCAGGGCGACCTTCCAGCCGCCGCCCGCACCCTGGCCCGCGCCCACACCCTCGACCCCAACGACCTCGCCACCACCCTCAACCTCGCCCGAACCCTCACCGCCCAGGCCGACTATCCAACCGCCCTCCCACTCTTCCATCAAGCCCTCACGTCCCCAAACCCGCCGGCCCTCTCGCCTGAAGAGTCCCTCGCCTACGCCACCACCCTCTCCGCCACCGGCAATCCCACAGAAGCCCAATCTCAACTCACGCAAGCCCTCACTGCCACTCCAGACTCCGCCCTCCTGCACGATGCACTGGGAGTCCTCCTCGTCCAGAGCCGCCACCTTCCTGAAGCCGTTCCCCACTTCGAACGCGCCACCCAACTCGATCCCGCCTACACTCAGGCGCAGCTCCACCTGGGCACAACCCTCCTGCTCCTCGGCCAACCCGATCAAGCCATCCCCCCACTTCGCAAGGCAGCAACCCAGGCCCCCACCAGCTTTGACGCCCACCTCCAACTAGGCCGCGCCCTCTCCGCCGCCCGCCAGGACCAGCCCGCCCTCACCGAGCTTCATCGCGCCGCCGAACTCCGCACTCCCGCTACCCCACCCGCCGCCATCTACGATCTCGCCCTGGCCCTTGAAGCCAGCGGCGACTCCGCCTCCTCGCTCCCACTCTTCGCCGCCTCCGCACACGCGCTCGGCAGCAGTGAGGCCCTCATCAACTACGCCCTCGCCCGTGTCCAAACCGGCGACGCCATCGGCGCACTTCCGCTCTACGCCAAAGCCGTCACCCTTGGCCCGGACTCCGCCACCCTCCGCGAAGACTACGGCGTAGCCTACCTCCAACAATCGGACCTCGACCACGCCATCACCCAGTTCCGCGCCGGCCTCGCCCTCGACCCCCAGAGCCCCCACCTCCACTACGACCTTGGCCTCGCCTTCAAGCTCAAGGACGATCTCCCCGCATCCATCACCGAGCTCCAGCTCGCCTCCACTCTGGACCCCACCCTGCCCGACCCCGCCTACACCCTCGGCGTCATCTACATGCAGCAGGGCCGATACCCCGACGCCATCGCCCAGCTCCGCCGCGCCACCACCCTCCAGCCCACCAACGGCGACGCCTGGGCCCTCCTCGGCGGAGTCCTCAAGGACTCGGACGACACCCCCGCCGGAGCCCAGCAGGCCATCGAAGCCCTTCGCCACGCCTCCGCCCTCCAGCCCGACCAACCCAGCCTCCACATCCAGATCGCCGCCCTCCTCATCCGCACCAACCAGCCCGAGCAAGCCGCCGCCGAACGCAAAACCGCCGCAGAGCTCAGCCGAGCCGCAGTCGCCCAGCAACGCGCCAGCTTCTCCCTCCGCAGCGGCCGCACCCTCCTCGCCCAGGGCAAGCTCCCTGAAGCCATCGTGCAGCTCAACGCAGCCATCGCCGCAGACCCCAAAGCCCCAGAGCCCCACACCCTCCTCGCCGAAGCCCTCACCCGCCAGGGCAAGCCCGCCGAAGCCGCCATCGAACGCCAACGCGCCCTTACCCTCAAGACCCCATGA
- a CDS encoding putative bifunctional diguanylate cyclase/phosphodiesterase: MTLRQTEHHHHHSRNYIRIFNLIILLQLVLGAVAWRESVAIRRLALVITAQRAALVSAHERIEHLQQDLSSATSNLPDTLRPDFTARQELAEHLSASLLRLAELDSILNAREIAAAKAQAATFHTLAVSPIDPASFNQAVRQTSATSSLWQAAALRADSDIQHQLITARRAFVWMQCALALAPFFILAAVGCIILLKRDVRLEARQRQRVEDELRLERGTLEARIVARTVELQSEVLERQRAEQLNRGRNHLLEMLAREEPATHIFSALVDIITRDRSRWCCALYIIRGAELHLEASSNLPASLLRNLHQLPTSIHEVPALQAHKPYILEDLTRARTPWTQLLYANGIQSLWSAPIFAPDGAPLGILTIYSLLRCTPSQLDLDLLESHAQMTAMVLERYRLQQELRRHAYHDNLTGLPNRLLGEERLASAIRRGRRAGSPVAILWIDLDKFKQTNDVHGHVAGDNILKEIAARLSRRFRDSDTIARMGGDEFMAVLEDITDRSAARKIAEQLIAELALPIPFGDLMLVTEASIGISLFPEDGDSADLLQRNADMAMYEAKFGHHGVRAFSPALDSILTERRDLEKAMIHALDHGGFALHYQPQYANDGRLSAFEALLRFPHPVMGMVSPARLIPIAEESQMIVALGTWVLREACNQSMRWQKAGLPEVLIAVNISAMQFARQDFAHHVAEILEETGLHPELLELELTESVMVKDFAESTRQLERLKRLGVSIAVDDFGTGYSSLNHLHRLPIDKLKIDRSFIQALSEPNGTLPIVESIIAMAHRMGMCVVAEGVETPRQMATLREKSCNILQGYLFSPPVEADRAALFLATGTNPRLTSAELTIPALPSHPATLTIPAPARS, encoded by the coding sequence GTGACGTTGCGCCAGACCGAACACCACCACCACCACTCACGCAACTACATCCGCATCTTCAATCTCATCATCCTGCTTCAGCTCGTCCTCGGTGCCGTCGCCTGGCGCGAGTCCGTCGCCATCCGTCGCCTTGCCCTCGTCATCACCGCCCAGCGAGCCGCACTCGTCAGCGCCCACGAGCGCATCGAGCATCTACAGCAGGACCTCTCCTCCGCCACATCCAATCTGCCCGATACTCTCCGCCCCGACTTCACCGCTCGTCAGGAACTAGCCGAACATCTCAGTGCCTCGCTCCTTCGGCTTGCAGAGCTTGACTCCATCCTCAACGCCCGCGAGATCGCCGCCGCCAAAGCTCAGGCCGCCACCTTCCACACCCTCGCGGTAAGTCCCATCGATCCGGCCTCGTTCAATCAAGCCGTCAGACAGACCTCCGCCACCAGCAGCCTCTGGCAGGCCGCTGCACTCCGTGCCGATTCAGATATCCAGCACCAGCTCATCACCGCCCGCCGAGCCTTCGTCTGGATGCAGTGCGCCCTCGCCCTCGCACCCTTCTTCATCCTCGCCGCCGTAGGCTGCATCATCCTGCTTAAGCGCGACGTCCGCCTTGAGGCCCGCCAGCGCCAGCGCGTAGAAGACGAGCTCCGTCTCGAGCGCGGCACCCTCGAAGCCCGCATCGTCGCCCGCACCGTGGAACTCCAGTCGGAAGTCCTCGAGCGTCAACGCGCCGAGCAGCTCAACCGCGGCCGCAACCATCTCCTCGAGATGCTCGCCCGCGAAGAGCCCGCCACCCACATCTTCAGCGCCCTCGTCGACATCATCACCCGCGATCGCTCCCGCTGGTGCTGTGCCCTCTACATCATCCGCGGCGCCGAACTACACCTCGAGGCCTCCAGTAATCTCCCCGCCAGCCTTCTCCGTAACCTCCACCAGCTTCCCACCAGTATTCACGAAGTCCCAGCCCTCCAGGCCCACAAGCCCTACATTCTGGAAGACCTCACCCGCGCCCGCACCCCCTGGACCCAGCTCCTCTACGCCAACGGCATCCAATCCCTCTGGTCCGCCCCCATCTTCGCCCCCGACGGCGCACCCCTCGGCATCCTCACCATCTACTCCCTCCTCCGTTGCACGCCCTCCCAGCTCGATCTGGACCTCCTCGAGTCCCACGCCCAGATGACCGCTATGGTCCTTGAGCGTTACCGCCTCCAGCAAGAGCTCCGTCGCCATGCCTATCATGACAACCTCACCGGCCTCCCCAATCGCCTCCTTGGCGAAGAGCGTCTCGCCTCTGCCATCCGCCGCGGCCGCCGCGCCGGCAGCCCCGTCGCCATCCTCTGGATCGACCTCGATAAGTTCAAGCAGACTAACGACGTCCACGGCCACGTCGCTGGCGACAACATCCTCAAGGAGATCGCCGCGCGCCTCTCCCGCCGCTTCCGCGACTCAGACACCATCGCCCGCATGGGTGGCGATGAGTTCATGGCCGTCCTTGAAGACATCACCGACCGCTCCGCCGCTCGCAAGATCGCAGAGCAGCTCATCGCCGAACTCGCTCTCCCCATCCCCTTCGGCGACCTCATGCTCGTCACTGAAGCCAGCATCGGCATCTCCCTCTTCCCGGAAGACGGAGACTCCGCAGACCTCCTCCAGCGCAACGCAGACATGGCCATGTACGAGGCCAAGTTCGGCCACCACGGCGTCCGCGCCTTCTCCCCCGCGCTCGACTCCATCCTCACCGAACGCCGCGACCTCGAGAAAGCCATGATCCACGCCCTCGATCACGGCGGCTTCGCCCTCCACTACCAACCCCAGTACGCCAATGACGGCCGCCTCTCCGCCTTTGAAGCCCTCCTCCGCTTTCCCCATCCGGTCATGGGCATGGTCTCCCCCGCCCGCCTCATCCCCATCGCTGAGGAGAGCCAGATGATCGTCGCCCTCGGCACCTGGGTCCTGCGCGAAGCCTGCAACCAGAGCATGCGCTGGCAGAAAGCTGGCCTCCCGGAAGTCCTCATCGCCGTCAACATCTCCGCCATGCAGTTCGCACGCCAGGACTTCGCCCACCACGTCGCCGAGATCCTCGAAGAGACCGGCCTCCACCCCGAACTCCTCGAACTCGAACTCACCGAATCCGTCATGGTCAAGGACTTCGCCGAGTCCACCCGCCAGCTCGAGCGGCTCAAGCGCCTCGGCGTCAGCATCGCCGTAGACGACTTCGGCACCGGCTACTCCTCCCTCAACCACCTCCACCGCCTCCCCATCGACAAGCTCAAGATCGACCGCAGCTTCATCCAGGCCCTCAGCGAGCCCAACGGAACCCTCCCCATCGTCGAAAGCATCATCGCCATGGCCCACCGCATGGGCATGTGCGTCGTAGCCGAGGGCGTCGAAACCCCTCGCCAGATGGCCACCCTCCGCGAAAAGAGCTGCAACATCCTTCAGGGCTACCTCTTCTCGCCCCCCGTAGAAGCAGACCGCGCCGCTCTCTTCCTTGCCACCGGCACCAACCCCCGCCTGACCTCCGCCGAACTCACCATCCCCGCACTCCCATCCCACCCCGCCACCCTGACCATCCCCGCCCCCGCAAGATCCTGA